Genomic window (Candidatus Limnocylindrales bacterium):
GACGAAGAAATCTCCGTCGATACGGTGGAAGTAGTCGACAGTCAGGCTCGCGGTGTTGAGCCACGTGCTCGGCGGCTCGTGGCGCCCACCTGCACGTCCGGTAAAGACTGCGATGAAATCTGCATACGTCGGCGTGAATCCGCCGAACAGGTCGCCGCGCGGGTTTCGAACCTGCGGCGGCAGATGACACGAGACCTTGAGGAAGCCCGTGCGCTCTTCGACCACGGTCCAGTCGTACGCTTCGAGAAAATCGCCGACCGGATGGCCGCGACCGACCAGGCGCGCCGGATCGGTCGTGCGCCATTTGCGCGCGAGCGTTTCGATCGAGCGCGAAGCGCCTTCGCGCGCGCCCGGCTGCGCACCGTCGGCCATCAATGGCCTCCGTCGT
Coding sequences:
- a CDS encoding PaaI family thioesterase, which produces MADGAQPGAREGASRSIETLARKWRTTDPARLVGRGHPVGDFLEAYDWTVVEERTGFLKVSCHLPPQVRNPRGDLFGGFTPTYADFIAVFTGRAGGRHEPPSTWLNTASLTVDYFHRIDGDFFVEGEILHRSGRTMHTQIRFTDASGRLLALARATIIEQNRSTSAAEEAS